One stretch of Calonectris borealis chromosome 5, bCalBor7.hap1.2, whole genome shotgun sequence DNA includes these proteins:
- the AK7 gene encoding adenylate kinase 7: MAAGPARSRRVFLNHLDSYCGRSIGEYLSRCVVGASLESIGEEEEEEDENSSAAEVSSRPKEGVYQVVGTLSKPESTKPCFAEETYAVSSRKELLSHLLECEVVLYNITEDANQIEEATWAASALHMETEHFAAPKLFILISTIMTWAKSKPPDPEDPEIPFTDEDYRRRKSHSNFMDHINAEKLILKLGKTNKHKFSTYIVASGHQYGAGEGVLHYFFKIGWLSETPAIPVFGDGNNFIPTIHVLDLAAVLQNIADHRPRSHYILAVDVSMHTLQDLIRCISKNVGSGKIEKIPKENAFLSKELTQMHLDMLLVNLRMESMFLKETFNIKWVAQAGLVENIEQIVKEYKQSRGLLPLKVCIHGPPGVGKSTIAEELCKHYKLHHIKINDVISETIANLEKIVASKELDSDSVGEEGKDDEEEQGKNVEAAHDLLTSIKESMEQNAGRLDDQYVVEFVKDKLKSMPCRNQGYVLDGFPETYDQAKDLFNLENEDEEEEIKGKIPKCDKLITPEFVISLTASDEFLINRIINLPEKIVAGTHYTQDRFLQSLNVFRELNTDDKTVLNYFDELEVHPQFIDVAKFEDPENRFIVKEIIKEIGEPRNYGLTDEEKENLERKAAEERLVKEAQEKAERERKEAEERAERIANWEEWNKHQEEVKRQEQELLEAQSLPLRNYLMKNVMPTLMQGINECCRIRPDDPVDFLAEYLFKNSPDIE; the protein is encoded by the exons atggcggcggggccggcgcggagcCGGCGGGTCTTCCTCAACCACCTCGACTCCTACTGCGGCCGCAGCATCGGCGAG TATTTATCCAGGTGTGTTGTTGGGGCATCGCTTGAAAGCataggagaggaagaggaagaggaagatgaaaataGTTCAGCTGCTGAAGTTTCTAGTAGGCCAAAGGAGGGAGTCTACCAAGTAGTGGGTACCCTTTCTAAACCAGAGAGTACTAAACCATGTTTTGCAGAGGAAACATATGCA gtctcTTCTCGAAAAGAGCTCCTAAGTCACTTGCTTGAGTGTGAGGTTGTTTTATATAATATCACTGAGGATGCAAATCAAATTGAGGAAGCAACATGGGCTGCTTCTG CTCTACATATGGAAACAGAGCATTTTGCAGCACCAAAGTTATTCATCCTCATTTCAACAATAATGACCTGGGCAAAAAGCAAACCCCCTGACCCT GAAGATCCTGAGATTCCTTTTACTGATGAAGATTATCGCAGAAGAAAATCTCATTCTAACTTTATGGATCACATAAATGCTGAAAAACTCATTCTCAAACTTGGGAAAACT AACAAACATAAATTTTCAACTTACATTGTTGCCTCAGGACATCAAtatggagctggggaaggagtcTTGCACTACTTTTTTAAG ATAGGTTGGCTGAGTGAGACTCCTGCAATACCTGTTTTTGGAGATGGAAACAATTTTATTCCAACTATTCATGTTCTTGATTTAGCAGc GGTGTTACAAAATATAGCAGACCACAGGCCAAGGTCTCACTACATACTTGCAGTAGATGTATCTATGCACACTCTTCAAGACTTAATAAGG tgTATCAGTAAAAATGTTGGATCAGGAAAAATTGAGAAGattccaaaagaaaatgcattcctGAGCAAAGAGTTAACA CAAATGCATTTGGATATGTTGCTTGTGAACCTGCGAATGGAATCTATGTTTCTGAAAGAGACTTTCAACATTAAGTGGGTTGCTCAGGCAGGACTGGTGGAGAACATTGAACAAATCGTCAAGGAATACAAGCAAAGTCGAGGATTACTG cctctCAAAGTTTGCATTCATGGTCCTCCTGGGGTTGGCAAATCTACCATTGCTGAAGAGCTCTGCAAACACTACAAGCTACATCACATTAAGATAAATGATGTGATTTCTGAAACAATAGCAAATCTG GAGAAAATTGTGGCTTCTAAAGAACTGGACTCTGACAgtgtgggagaagagggaaaagatgatgaagaggagcAGGGTAAAAATGTAGAAGCAGCACACGACTTATTAACTAGTATAAAAGAAAGCATGGAGCAGAATGCAG GTCGTCTAGATGATCAGTATGTTGTTGAATTTGTGAAGGATAAGCTCAAATCTATGCCTTGTAGGAATCAGGGATATGTTTTAGATGGGTTCCCAGAGACCTATGACCAGGCAAAAGATCTTTTTAATT TGgaaaatgaagatgaagaagaagaaattaaaggcaaaataCCTAAATGTGATAAATTAATCACACCTG aatttgttatttctttgacCGCATCTGATGAATTCCTTATAAACAGAATAATAAATCTGCCAGAGAAAATTGTTGCTGGAACTCATTATACCCAGGACCGGTTCCTGCAGTCTCTGAATGTCTTCAGAGAGTTAAACACAGACGATAAGACTGTTCTCAACTATTTTGATGAACTTGAAGTACATCCTCAGTTTATTg ATGTAGCCAAATTTGAAGATCCTGAGAACAGATTTATTGTAAAAGAGATCATTAAAGAAATTGGGGAACCTCGGAATTATGGTTTGAcagatgaagaaaaggagaatttgGAACGCAAAGCAGCTGAGGAACGCCTTGTCAAAGAAGCTCAAGAAAAAGCTGAACGAGAGCGTAAAGAAGCTGAGGAAAGGGCTGAAAGGATTGCAAATTGGGAAGAGTGG AATAAACATCAGGAGGAAGTGAAAAGACAAGAACAAGAGTTATTGGAGGCTCAGTCCCTTCCACTACGAAACTATTTAATGAAGAACGTCATGCCAACACTTATGCAAGGGATAAATGAATGCTGTAGGATCAGGCCAGATGATCCAGTCGATTTTCTG GCAGAATATCTCTTCAAGAACAGTCCTGATATCGAATGA